The following proteins come from a genomic window of Acidobacteriota bacterium:
- the purF gene encoding amidophosphoribosyltransferase, whose protein sequence is MCGIFGLYNHPEAARITVYGLYGLQHRGQESAGVATSDGADLHVHKGMGLVSDVFGGNDLSGLPGPTAVGHVRYSTSGSSQLRNAGPIVARTQHGEVALCHNGNLVNGLSLREDLERHGAIFASTTDSEVILHLFARSGQQDPVDALVDSLRSLKGAFSLLVLFRDSLVAVRDPWGFRPLVLGELEGSPVFASETCALDLLKARYIREVEPGEMVVVTEGGQRSIFPFRHGAAVPCIFEYVYFARPDSNLFGKVVFPVRTELGRRLAEEQPAEADIVVPVPDSGIPAGVGFSERSGLPLVMGLIRNHYVGRTFIAPRQSMRDFSARLKLNAVPGLLEGKRVVLVDDSLVRGTTSRKIVRLVKDAGATEVHLRLSSPPIVNPCVYGIDTPERSELLAANMDLPAIRDFVGADSLGYLSPEGLHEAAGRTLGKACYACFGGPYPVAWKPPRGAQRTLFEKERG, encoded by the coding sequence GGCCGGGGTGGCCACTTCGGACGGGGCCGACCTGCACGTCCACAAGGGGATGGGCCTCGTTTCGGACGTGTTCGGGGGGAACGACCTGTCGGGGCTCCCGGGTCCGACGGCGGTGGGCCACGTTCGATACTCCACCTCCGGGAGCTCCCAATTGCGAAACGCCGGGCCCATCGTGGCGCGGACCCAGCACGGGGAAGTCGCTTTGTGCCACAACGGGAACCTCGTCAACGGCCTGAGCCTCCGGGAGGACCTCGAGCGCCACGGGGCCATCTTTGCCTCCACGACGGATTCGGAGGTCATCCTCCACCTCTTCGCCCGCTCCGGGCAGCAGGATCCCGTCGATGCGCTGGTGGACAGCCTGCGGTCCCTCAAGGGGGCCTTCAGCCTCCTCGTCCTGTTCCGGGACTCCCTGGTGGCCGTCCGGGACCCGTGGGGGTTCCGGCCCCTGGTACTGGGGGAACTCGAGGGAAGCCCCGTGTTCGCCTCCGAGACCTGCGCCCTGGATCTCTTGAAGGCCCGCTATATCCGGGAGGTGGAGCCCGGCGAAATGGTCGTGGTTACGGAGGGGGGTCAGCGGTCCATTTTCCCCTTCCGGCATGGCGCCGCCGTCCCCTGCATTTTCGAGTACGTTTACTTCGCGCGGCCGGACTCGAACCTCTTCGGAAAAGTGGTCTTTCCGGTTCGAACCGAACTGGGCCGGAGGCTGGCCGAGGAGCAGCCCGCCGAGGCCGACATCGTCGTCCCGGTGCCCGATTCGGGAATCCCCGCCGGCGTCGGCTTCTCCGAGCGGAGCGGCCTGCCGCTGGTCATGGGGCTCATCCGGAACCACTACGTTGGCCGCACCTTCATCGCTCCCCGGCAGTCCATGAGGGACTTTTCGGCACGGCTCAAGCTCAATGCCGTCCCGGGTCTCCTGGAGGGAAAGCGCGTGGTGCTGGTGGACGACTCCCTCGTGCGGGGAACCACCTCGCGGAAGATCGTCCGGCTCGTCAAGGACGCCGGGGCCACCGAGGTCCACCTGCGCCTCTCCAGCCCGCCCATCGTGAACCCCTGCGTGTACGGCATCGACACGCCGGAGCGTTCGGAACTGTTGGCGGCCAACATGGACCTTCCGGCCATTCGGGACTTCGTGGGAGCCGACAGCCTCGGGTATTTGAGCCCGGAAGGCCTCCACGAAGCGGCGGGACGAACCCTGGGGAAAGCCTGCTACGCCTGTTTTGGCGGGCCCTACCCCGTGGCCTGGAAGCCGCCGCGCGGAGCCCAGCGCACCCTGTTCGAGAAGGAGCGGGGCTGA